In Pseudomonas campi, the sequence CTCCAGCACGCCGACCACATCTCTACGGTGGTTGAGCATGGGAATCGCCAGCAGCGACATGGTGCGGTAGCCCACCTGCATGTCGAACGAGCGGTTGAAGCGATACGGCGCCTCGGCGGGGATAGCGTAGGCGTCGGCAATATCCAGCTCGGTGCTGGTCAGCGCCACGTAGCCGGCAATCGAGGCCTTGGTCAGCGGCATGCGCTGTTCCTGGAAGCGCGTCGGCATCGAACTGTTCTGCGTCAGCTTGAAGATCAACTGGGCCTGCTCGCCCTTCTTGTCGACCAGAAACAGCGAGGCCGCATCGCTGTTGGACAAGCGCCGGCCCTCGGTGAGGATCTTGCTCAGCAGGCGCTCCAGATCCTTCTCGGCAGACAGCGCCAGGCCGACATCGACCAGCTTCTGCAGGTCGCCATCCTTGCTCTGCAGGGCATTGGCCAGTTGCGTGGTCTTCTGTTTGAGACGGAACTGCTCGGCGGCGAAGCCGAGCAGGGCCAGCAGTTCCTCTTCACTTGCCTTGGCGGGCAGCGGCAGTGCGCCGTCCATGGCCTCGAAAGCCACCAGGGTGGCGCCGCCGGCCTGCCAGTCGGCCAGCGCATGGCTGGTCAGCAGCGCGTCATCGAGCAACAGCACTTCGGCACCGCTGCTATCCAGCTCGCCCGGTTGACTGATGGTCTTGAGGCTGAGGCCCTCGCGCTGCAGGCGTGCGTACAGGTTGGATTCGGCGAAGAGTGGGCTGTGCCCCACTGTGCAGCTGGCTGTCATCACGGGAACCCTCGGCGGCGCAGGGGTAGTAGCGCTTGCCTGAGTATTGCACCAGTACCTGCACCCTTCCATGCCGTTCGGCTTGTGAGGGGCAGGCTGTGCTGGGGGCAGTTAGCCGTTGGGCGGTCACGCAATCTTTGCTGAGGTGGCAGGGGAGAGACCCCTTGTATGCGTTGTCAGGCGATGAAATCTGCTAGTGAGATGCTGGATACACCGATCAGCTGGATGGCGAACTCGGCATCGATGTCGCCATCGGTATTGCCATAGAGCACGCCATTGAAGACCTTCAATTGCCCGGCCGCGGTAAAGGTTGCCGCGCCATCGATGATCTTGTTGAAGGCGTTGTCGCCGCTTGCGGCAGTATTGGCATCCAGTTTGGACAGATCAATCTTGTCGGCGCCACGAACGAAGTCCTTGATGATATCCCAGCTATTACTGGCTACGCCGCTGTCCGCGAGAGCGATAAAGGCAAAGACGTCGTTGCCGGCTCCGCCGATCAGTGTGTCCTTGCCAGCACCACCAGTTAGGCGGTCATTGCCGGAACCGCCATTGAGCGTGTTGCTGGCGGAGTTGCCAATCAGCGTGTCGTTGTAGTTGGAGCCGGTCAGGTTTTCGATGGAGGTCAGAGTGTCTGAGCCCGAGCCCTTGGTGGCCTGTGCGCTCGTGCTGGAAAGGCTGATCGTTACTGCGCTACCAGCATAAGCGTAAGAAGCGGTATCGATGCCGCTGCCGCCATTCAGCACGTTATTGCCATTGCCAGCCATCAGCACGTTGTTGAGGCTGTTACCGGTGAGGTTGGCGGAACCGGTAGCCAGAATGCGTGCGTTCTCGATGTTGGTGCCGAGGTTATATCCTGCGAGATAGCTGAATATAGTATCGGTGCCTCCCGTGCTGGCATCAGCATTGGTCTCGCTGACTACGTCGCTGGCGTGATCTACGTAGTAGTTGTCCGAGCCGTCGCCTCCTATCATGTTGTCGGCGCCAGCGCCGCCATTCAACACGTCGTTGCCCAGACCCCCGCTCAGTTTGTTATTAGCTGAGTTGCCTGTGAGTTTGTCGTTGTAATTGGAACCGGTCAGATTTTCGATAGCGGTGAGGGTGTCGGAGCCCGAGCCGCCCGTGGCTTGTGCTGCCGTGTTGGCCAAGCTGACGGTCACGGCACTGCCGGCATACAGATAGGAGGCCGTGTCGCTGCCACTGCCGCCGTTCAGCACGTTATTACCGGCGCCGGCATAGAGAATATTGTTGAGACTGTTACCGGTCAGGCTGGCCGTACTGCTGGCTGTGATGCGGCCATTTTCGATATTGGCACCCAGTGTGTACCGGCTGAGATAGCTGTTGACGGTATCGGTGCCGCCCGTAGTCGCGTTGGTATTGGTTTCGCTGACTATGTCACCGGTATTGTCGACGAAGTAGGTGTCGGAGCCGTCGCCGCCGATCAGCCAGTCTGCCCCCTCTCTTCCATCCAACACATCATTTCCAGCCCTGCCGTTGAGCACGTTACCGGCTGCGTTGCCGGTGAAGTTGTCGTTGTAACGTGAGCCGTAGAGATTCTCTATGTTAATGAATGTATCTGATCCGGCTCCTTGAGTATTTTGAGATGCTGTCTTTGAGAGGTTAATGGTAGAAGCTGCAGAGATGAAGGATAGGTCTACAGTGTCAGAGCCTAATGCTCCATCAAACACATTGTTGCTGCTGCTGTTGTAAAAAACGTCATTGAAATTGGAGCCGGTAATGTTTTCTATATTGTATAAAATGCCGTCGGTGTATATTTCTTGTAGTTCGTGACCAATGCCCTGAATAACACCGGCAGTGGAGTGAATGAAAGAGGCTGTATCTATGCCGTCACCGCCATCAAGGGTTTGGTTGGCGCTTGTGGCGAAGAGTGTATTGTTTAAGCTGTTTCCTTCTAATCTTGCTGTTTTGTCTGCGGTAGTGATTCGGCCTATTTCTATATTGTCGGCTAATTTGTAGTAATTAATTGAGCTGTATACGGTGTCGGTGCCTTCATCGCTTTTTTCTAAGATTATTGGGGTGGCTGCATTTGAGCTATTTACTATGTAAATGTCGTTGCCTAGCCCTCCCGCCAAAGTGATCAGGGATGAGCCGACTAAAGTGTCTGCTGCATCGGTTCCTTGAACCTTTGGGGTCTGGGGGATGCCATCTGCGTCGTAACGGAGAGATAGGACTTCTAGCCCTTGCTCCGAAGATGTGTTTTTTTGCCAGGTGAGTAACCAGCCACCATCCGCAAGGGCTGTGGCGGTAACATTAGCCCCCATTGAATCGCCAATAGTGTTGGTGGATATTTGAGCTATTTGGTTGCCGTTCGAGTCAAATCGAACAGATTTAATAGGGCTGTCGCCTGTTGTTATTAGCCATCCTCCATCAGCCAAGCCGATAATGCTGGCAGGATATGGGAAGGAATCAAAGGCTAAGTCGGTTTCAGAGGGCTCTCCAGACTTTTCTCCTTCCGCATTGTAGCGTTGACAGGTCATCGTGCCGCTGTCATCAGTCCAAGCTATCAGCCAGCCACCGTCGGCTAGTGCCGTGGTGGTGGGTTTTATTGTCCAGCTTTGCGGTGAGCTATAGATGGTTTCGCCTATAAGTTCGCCGGTAGCAGAGTAGTGTTGAGTGGCTGTAAGTTGTAGCGCCGAGTGGCCACTAGTCTGATTCTCGCCCCAGGTAATCAACCAGCTGCCGTCAACAAGAGCTGTGGTGGAAAGGGTGCCTGGACTTATTTCGAAAGGGCTAGTGAATATTTTACTTCCGACAGGGGTTCCGGAGGCATCATATTGTTGGCTAATAATCTCATTATTTTTTTCCCAGCTAATAAGCCAGCCGCCATCAGACAGGGTTATAACCGTAGGTGGGCACAGTCCTGCATAAGGTGTGGTGCTGACTAGCTGCTCATCGCTGACTGGCTCTCCGGTAGCATCGTACCGTCGACTAAGTATTTCTCCTGTTGGGAAGTGCGACCAAGCAATCAACCATCCGCCATCCGGCAATGCAGAGACTGCAGGGTCTATGTGACTAGATGATGAGTTTGCGTTGTTGACCTTTGTCTCAATCCCAATTTTGTTTCCTTCGCTATCGTAGCGTTGGGTATAGATGCTCTGGGTTGAGCTCGAGCTATCTTGCCAGGCAATTATCCATCCCCCATCGGAAAGAAGCGTTGTTGAGGGGTTGCGTTGGTCGCCGGGGGTGGTGGTGTTTATGGAGGAAAGTCCGTCGATTTCTACCGCGAAGGTACTATCAGAAAATCGAACCTCTTCGATGCCTTGAAGTGTGTCTGTGCCGTCGTTGCCGTCGGATAAATTCTTATCAGTAATTGTTAGGTGACCATTTTCCCAGCTGAATAGATAATCAGCAGCACTTCCAGAGTAGATAGCAGCGTCCTCGCCGGCGCCGCCTAGCAATGTGTCATCGCCTGCCCTTCCAGTGATTTCGTCGTTACCCGCCGTGCCGTTGAGTATCTCGCTGATCTGGGTGCCGTTAACGATAGCCATGGGAGTCCATTCCTAATAGTTGATATGGTAGATGGCGACATTCTGCCTATTGGTCATGACGAGCGCGCGGCGGATTGTGCCAATTTAGAGGTGTTCAGGCAAAGAAGTTCGTCTGCCCAACACGTCATACCGCGACATTGCTGTCGCAAAATCGATGATTGAAGATTATACGTGAGTGCTCTGCAAGGTTGGCGGTCTATTGAGAGTGCCTGGTCATGCGTGGTGCGATGACTTTTGTGCGGAGAAGCAATGGCGGGATTTTTACTCTTGATACTATACGACGCACTGCATCGTCAGCTGATATCTAGAAATGGGCTCGGGCCGTTTATGAGCTTGTAGCGCTGCTCTTGGATTTGGCTCTTTTTATGGCTTATTTTCTGGTGCGCGCGTGGCCTAGCGGCTCATAAAATATGACCGAACCGGCGATGCCCCCAAAGATGCCCCTAAAGATTAGGGCTTACAACGGAGGTGCAGGAAGGGGTGGGGAATTGCAGGCAATAAAAAACCGGCTCTAGGGCCGGTTCTTTAAGGCTTTCGGGTGATTTTGACACCACCTGAAAACGAAAGGTGGTGCCCAGGGACGGAATCGAACCGCCGACACGGGGATTTTCAATCCCCTGCTCTACCGACTGAGCTACCTGGGCAACGGGGCGCTATTAAACGGATTTGGCTTTGCAGTGTCAAGCCGGAGAAAGAAAAAATTTCAGTAAAGACGGGCGCTTACGAAATTTACGGGTGTTGCGGCGGTTCGCTGCGTGCTGCGCTTGCTTCTGTAGCCCGGATGCAATCCGGGGGGCATGCCTCGGTGAGTGAGGTTCTCGGATTGCATCCGGGCTACAGGGTTTAGGCGCTCGGTGGCACGTAGCCGTCGGCCTGGGCGTATTCCTCGCCGGAGAGGAACTTGTCCATCTCGCCCTGGAGGAACTTGCGGTCTTCGGCGTTCATCATGTTCAGGCGGCGTTCGTTGATCAGCATGGTCTGGTGCGCCTGCCATTCGTCCCAGGCTTGCTTGGACACGTTGTTGAAGATGTCTTCGCCTTTCGCGCCCGGGTAGGGCTGGCGGTCGAGGCCGGGGAGGTCTTGTTTGTGCTTGCGGCAGTGGACGGTGCGGCTCATGACGTTTCTCCTGCATTCAGTTCTTGCGCGGCTCGCTTGAGGAGCTTCTTTACCGGGGCGGCCAGGCCCAGGCGCGGCGGGGTGGCGAGGTTATACCAGAGCCAGTCGCCCTCGGCCACGCCAAGGGCGGCGGCTTCGACCTGGATCAGCCAGGGTTCGATGCTCAACTGGAAGTGGCTGAACGTGTGGGTCAGCCCAGCCAGTTCGCGGCGCTCGCCCAGCTGCAGGGCGTGCTGGCTGGCCAGCGGTTCGAGGGCGTTCAGGTCGTCCAGCTCGGGCAGGCTCCACAGGCCGCCCCAGAGGCCGGTCGACGGGCGGCGATAGAGCAGGATGGCGCCGTCGCGGTTGGCCAGGAGTGGCATCAGCGTGCGCTTCTGCGGCAGCGCCTTGCGCGGCTTGGCGATCGGGTAGCGGATCTCCAGGCCCAGCAGGTGTGCCTGGCAGCCGCTCTGCAGCGGGCAGATCAGGCAGCTTGGCTTGCTCCGGGTACAGAGCGTGGCGCCCAGGTCCATCATCGCCTGGGTGTAGTGATTGACTCGCTCGTCGGGCAGGAAGCACTCGGCTACCTGCCACAGCTGCTTGGCCACTTTCGGTTCGCCCGGATAGCCTTCCTGGGCCACGTAGCGGGCCAGCACGCGTTTGACGTTGCCGTCGAGGATTGGCGCGCGCAGGCCCATGCTCAGGCTGGCGATGGCGCCGGCGGTGGAGCGGCCAATGCCGGGCAGCGCGGTGAGCTGCTCGACGTCGCGGGGGAATTCGCCGCCGTGCTCGGCCATGACGATCTGCGCGGTCTTCTGCAGGTTACGTGCGCGGGTGTAGTAGCCAAGGCCGGTCCACAGGTGCAGCACTTCGTCTTCCGGGGCCTTGGCCAGGGCTTGCACGGTCGGCAGGGCGTGCATGAAACGGTCGAAGTAGCCGAGTACGGTGCTGACCTGGGTCTGCTGCAGCATGATTTCCGAGACCCACACCCGGTACGGGTTAATGTCCTGCTGCCAGGGCAGATCCTTGCGCCCGTGCTGGTCATACCAGGCCAGCACGGCGCCGTTGAATTGCGCGGGCGTCATCGGTTGAACAGGCCCTTGAGTGCGTCCTTGAGTTCCGGGCTGACCTTGTCGCCGAGCTTTTCTTCGATCTTCTCTTCGAGCTTGTTGCCGGCCAGCTTGGCGGCGACCTTGCCCATGCCGTCCTTGTCCAGGCGGCAGGCCTTGGCGCCCAGCTCCAGCGGGCCGCGGCAGAGCAGGGGCCATTCGATGTCGGCGTAGCGTTCGTTGACCTGGCAGGCCTGGTCCGGCATGGCGCTCTTGTCGCCTTCGATGACGATGCCGATGCGGTAGTCGAGGCCGAGTACGCGCAGGTCGACATCGCCTTTGCCTTTGACCGTGAGGCCGGGCAGGCGGGCTTTGAGGTCGGGATTGCTGGCCACGCCATTGCGGAAGGTCAGGTTGCCGTCGAGTTCTTCGAAAGGGGTGTCCTTGCCACGTGGCTCACCGGTGAGCGACTTGCGATTGAGGGTGGCGATGCCCTGGCACAGCTGCTGCTCCAGGTTGGCTTCGATCAGCACGCCGTCGCTTAGGCTGAAGCCGGCCTTGCCGTTCAGCGCGTCGATCCAGGCCTTCTGGCTATTGCCCTGGGTGCGCACGTCGGCATTCAGGTCGAGCAGGCCTTTGATCGGGGCCTTTTCGCCCTGGGCTTCGATAAGTTTTTCCACCGGGATGCGGGTCAGCTGTTTCTGTGCGGTGAGCAGTGGCACGGCAGGGCGCACGTCGAGTTGCGAGGTGACGGCGAAGTTGCCGCCATACAGGTCGCCACGCAGCTCCTGCAGGTTGAGTACGCCGCCGCGGGCCTTGGCCTTGAACAGGGCGCTTTCGATGGGCAGCTTGTTCAGGGTCAGCTGGCCGAGGCTGATGTCGGCCTGCACATCGAGCTTGCGCAGTTGTTCGAGGGGCAGCAGCTGTTCGTTGCTCCAGGCCTGCTGGGTTGGCGAGTTCGGCAGCGGTGTGCTGCCGCTCTTGCCGGCGGCGGCCACGGCGCCCTTGATCTCGTTCTTGCGCGCGACACCGGCGCTGGCGTCCTGATCCTTGGGCGGCAGGTAACGGTCGAGGTCGAGCTTGTCGCCCTTGAGCTGCAGGCGCAGGGCCTGCTTGGCGAAGTCGCTGACGGCCAGGCTGCCGCTGAAGCTGCTGTCGTCCAGTTTCAGGCTCAGTTCGTTGAAGTTGATGCTGGTCGGCGTGCCGGCCAGGCGGGTCGACAGCTCGAACTGCTGCAGGGTGTTGGCGTCACGCATGGCCGGCAGCTCGACGCCGAGGCCGCTGAGGAATTCGCGCAGGTTGACCTGGGCGATGGACAGGCCGCCTTGTAGCTGGACGGTCTTGTCCAGGTCGCGCAGCTTCAGCTCGCCGATGGCGCGCAGCTGGTTGGCGGTGAGCTTGAGGCTGTTCCACTCGGCGACCTGGGCGGCCTGGTCGAGCAGCAGCTGGCCCTGGGTGGCGAAGGTCAGGGTCTTGCCCTTGAACGGCTCGCCGGAGGCCTCGCCGGCCAGCTTGAAGTCTTCCAGCTGGTAGCGCTTGAGGGCGCGGTCGAAGCGCAGCGCGGTCTGCAGTTCGGTCTTGGCGCGCAGCACCGGCTGGTTGGTGCCGAAGAAGGCGGTCAGTTTCAGCGGGATGCTGGCGCCTTCGCGGATCGCCCCGGTGCTCAGCTCGATGCCTTCGGCGCTGAACTGGCGGCCGTTGCTTGCGTCCTGGTAATCGATGCGCGAGTTGCTGATGGTCAGGCTGTCGATATCCAGCTTGATCGGCTGGCTGTCGGCCGTTTCGGCAGGGGCCGGTTCGCTGCCGGCAGGCGCCGTGCTATCGCTGGCGGTAGTGGGCGGGGTGGCGGCGGTTTGCGCCGGTTTGCCCACGCCTTCCCAGTTGCCGCGGCCCTTGGCGTCGCGTTGCAGGGTCAGGTTGAGGCCGTCGAGGCGGATGTCGCTCATCTGCACTTCCTTGCGCAGCAGCGGCAGCACGCGCACGGAGAGGCCCAGCAGGCGCAGGTCGGCGAAGGGTTTGTCCGGGGTCTCGGCGCTGGCCAGGGTGGCGTCGGTCAGTTCCAGACCGAGCCAGGGGAACAGGCTCCAGCCGATGTCGCCATTGAGCTTGAGTTCCAGATTGGCCTTGTCGCGGGCCAGTTGCTGGATCTCGTCCTTGTAGTCGTTGGGGTCGAACAGGTGGGTCAGGGCGAAGCCGAGGCCGACGATGATCAGCAACAGTCCGAGGAAGACCAGGCCCAGGATTTTGCCGATAGATTTCATGAACGCGTCCTTGTTTGGATGACTTTTCTGGGCGCCGAGTATAGCGCCGGCTCAGAGTGCCGCGGCCACCTTCTCGGCGATTGCCAGGCTGGCGGTGAGGCCTGGGGACTCGATTCCGAACAGGTTGACCAGACCGGGCAGGCCGTGGGCGGCAGCGGTTTGGATGACGAAGTCGGCGGGCGGTTCCCCGGCGCCGCTCAGCTTGGGTCGCACGCCGCTGTAGCCGGGCTGCAGGCGGCTGGGGTCAAGGCCGGGGAAGTAGCGCTGGATCGCCGTGGCGAAAGGCTCGCGCAGCTGCGCGTCGACCTGGTAGTCCAGGCTGTCCAGGTAGCGCATGTCCGGGCCGAAGCGCAGCTGGCCGCCGAGGTCGAGGGTGGCGTGGATGCCGAGGCCGGCGATGTTGGCTTCTGGCATTGGGTAGACCAGGTGCTGGAACGGGCTGCGCCCGCTGTAGCTGAAGTAGCGGCCCTGGCACAGATGCAGCGGCGGTATCGGCGCGAGACCGGCGGTCTGCGCCGCCAACTGCTGGGCGAACAGGCCGCCGGCATTGATCACCAGCTGGGCGCGCAGCTGGAACGGCTCGCCGGCGCTGATGCCGCTGGCCAGCCAGCCGTCGGCGCTGGATTGCAGATGCTCGATGCGCGTACGCAACACCAGTTGCGCGCCGCGGGCTTCGGCGACGGCCAGCAGTGATTGCAGGTAGGCGTGGCTGTCGAGGATTCCGCTGCTCGGTGATAGCAGGCCAGCGACCGCGCGAACTGCCGGCTCCAGGCCAAGCAGCTGGGCGCGGTCTAGCGGCTGCAGGTCGCTGACCCCGCAGGCGGCGGCATTGGCCTGGAGCTTTTCCAGCTGGGCGATTTCTGCCGCCTCCACCGCCACCAGCAGCTTGCCGATGCGGCGGTGCGCCACGCCCTGTGCGGCGCACCAGGCATACAGGCGTTCGCGGCCTTCGCGGCACAGCTCGGCCTTGAGTGAGTCGGGCGGGTAGTACAGGCCGGCGTGGATCACCTCGGAGTTGCGGCTGGAGCTGTGGCTGCCGATCAGGCTTTCCGCTTCGACGATCAGCGTGCTCTGTCCGGGGCGTGCCAGGCGTGCGGCGCAGGCCAGGCCGATGGCGCCGGCGCCGATGATCAGGGTGTCGATGCTATGCATGATGGCTGGCGTGAACAGTGGCTGGTTTTGGCGGCTGGGGCGGTGTTGCCGAGCGGCCTGGGGCGTTAGGCTGGCAGCATAACAAGAACCGAGAAGCGCCCATGAATGTCGCCGTAATGGCCGTGCCGCTGTATATCGCACTGATCCTGCTGGAGCTGGCGTACGAGCGCTACAGCGGGCGCCACACCTATCGTCTGGCGGATGCGACCACCAGCATCAACACCGCCGTGTTGCGCGTATTGCTCGAAGGGCCGCTGCGTCTGCTGCTGGTGATCCCTTACGCCTGGCTATACGAACATGCGCGGCTGCTGGAGCTGGATGCGAGCTCGCCCTGGGTCTGGCTGCTCGGTTTTATCGCCGTGGACTTCTGCTTCTATTGGGCGCATCGCAGCCTGCACCGTTACAACCTGCTGTGGGGCGCGCACCAGCCGCATCACTCCAGCGAGGACTTCAACCTGTCCACCGCGCTGCGCAAGGGCGCCTTCCAGACGGCTTTCGACTGGCCGTTCTACCTGCCGCTTGCGTTGTTGGGGATTCCGCTGCCGCTGTTTCTGGTTCTGCTTGGCGCGCAGCTGGTCTACCAGTTCTGGATCCATAGCCAGCATGTCGCCCGGCTCGGCGTGCTGGAGTGGTTCATGGTCACGCCGAGCAACCACCGCGTGCACCACGGGCAGAACGACTGCTACATCGACAAGAACCATGGCGGCGTGTTCATCATCTGGGATCGCCTGTTCGGCACCTTCGTCGACGAGCGCGAGCCGGTGCGCTACGGGGTGACCACGCCGGTGCGCACCTTCGACCCGATCCGCCTGCAGTTTTCCTGGTGGCGCCTGCTCTGGGCCGATGCCCGCGCGACTCGCTCCTGGTGGGACAAGCTGCGCCTGTGGTGGATGCCCACCGGCTGGCGCCCGGCAGATGTGCAGGCAAGGCCCTGGCCATCGATGCCCGCGGACAAGTTCGAGCGGCCCTATCCGAGCAGCCTGCGCTGGTATGCCTTTCTGCAGTTCGTGGCGATCAATGCCATGGCCCTGTGCTTCCTGGCCAGCGTCAAGCGCGCCGCCGTGTGGGAGCCCTGGCTGCTGGTGCTGGCGATCCTCAGTGGCTGCGTCAGCCTCGGCCTGCTGTTCGAGGGCAAACGCCGGCTGTGGTCGCTGGAGGTGGTGCGGCTGCTGGCGCTGGCCGGTTTGGCACTGGGCTGGGGCTTGTGGCTGGTGCCGGCGCAGTGGCTGCTCGGCGTGCTGCTGGCGGGGCTGTGTGTGGCCAGCCTGCTGTGGCTGAAGTGGTTGGCGGCGCGACCGCAGGTGGTAGCGACGTAGCCCGGATGCAATCCGGGGTGGGACTTTCCCGGATTGCATCCGGGCTACGGTCCGTAGGGTGGATGACGCTTTTTCATCCACCACGGCGCCGCTCTCGCTGGATCGATGGGGCGCGATCCACCCTACGGGCGGTAATTGCATGCCGCTTTCGTAGGAGCGAGCTCTGCTCGCGAAAGGGGGGGGCAGCTATTTCGCGAGCAGAGCTCGCTCCTACAGGCTGGTGCGCGCGGCGCACCCTACTGCGGTTTTGCGCCGGTTACAGGCTATCCAGCTGCAGGCCGGTGCGGGCGGCCAGGGCCTGGCTTTCCAGATGGTCTTTCGGCGCGGCCAGGTGCAGCGGCTTGCCGGCTTCGCGGGCCATGCGCTGGGCTTCGTCGAGGATGCGTCGGGCCACGCCGCGCTTGCGCGTGACCTTGCGTACGCACAGGTGCGACAGACGCCAGCAGTCGGCGCCATGGGTTAGCAGGGCGGCGCCGAGCAGGCGGTCGTTGAAGCGCCCGGCGATCAGTCGGCCTTCGCCGATGCCGCTGGCGATCAGCGCGTCGGCGCTGGCGTAGGGCGTCAGCAGCCAGTCCGGGGCGTCGGCGTAGACCTTGGTCAGGTCGGTGTGATCCTGGGCCGATGGGCGGGTGACGATCTCGACAAACACGGGCATCGCAGCTTCCTCGCGGGCGGGTGGCGCAGTGTAAGGTCAGCCCGACCGCGCCGATAGCCTTTGCGAAAGCAGTCTATCCAAAGCGGCGCAGGCCAGAGCCAGCCTGCGCTGTTAATTCAGGAATGGATAAGCACGCTCTTGGCCTGCCGGTGTGCAAACTGGTGCGGCCGGCATCAGCGCTGCCGGCCGGCGGCGATCAATGCAGGCGATGCCGATCGTGCAGGAAGCTCAGCACCGCCCGGCGGCAGCGGTTGTACTCCGGATCGTCGGCCAGGGCGATACGGTCGCGGGGGCGCGGCAGGTCGACGGTGAGGATTTCGCCGATGGTGGCCGAGGGGCCGTTGGTCATCATCACGATGCGATCCGACAGCAGCACTGCCTCGTCGACGTCGTGGGTGATCATCATCATGGTGTTGCCCAGGTCCGCCTGAATGCGCATTACCTCGTCCTGCAGGTGGGCGCGGGTGAGGGCGTCGAGCGCGCCGAAGGGCTCGTCGAGCAGCAGCACCTTGGGCTTCATGGCCAGAGCGCGGGCGATGCCGACGCGCTGCTTCATGCCGCCGGAAATCTCCTGCGGGTACTTGTGCAGGGCGTGGCCCATGTTCACCAGCTTGAGATTGTGTTCCACCCATTCGCGCCGCTCACGCCGGCCCATGCTGCGCTTGAACACCTTGTTG encodes:
- a CDS encoding calcium-binding protein, with protein sequence MAIVNGTQISEILNGTAGNDEITGRAGDDTLLGGAGEDAAIYSGSAADYLFSWENGHLTITDKNLSDGNDGTDTLQGIEEVRFSDSTFAVEIDGLSSINTTTPGDQRNPSTTLLSDGGWIIAWQDSSSSTQSIYTQRYDSEGNKIGIETKVNNANSSSSHIDPAVSALPDGGWLIAWSHFPTGEILSRRYDATGEPVSDEQLVSTTPYAGLCPPTVITLSDGGWLISWEKNNEIISQQYDASGTPVGSKIFTSPFEISPGTLSTTALVDGSWLITWGENQTSGHSALQLTATQHYSATGELIGETIYSSPQSWTIKPTTTALADGGWLIAWTDDSGTMTCQRYNAEGEKSGEPSETDLAFDSFPYPASIIGLADGGWLITTGDSPIKSVRFDSNGNQIAQISTNTIGDSMGANVTATALADGGWLLTWQKNTSSEQGLEVLSLRYDADGIPQTPKVQGTDAADTLVGSSLITLAGGLGNDIYIVNSSNAATPIILEKSDEGTDTVYSSINYYKLADNIEIGRITTADKTARLEGNSLNNTLFATSANQTLDGGDGIDTASFIHSTAGVIQGIGHELQEIYTDGILYNIENITGSNFNDVFYNSSSNNVFDGALGSDTVDLSFISAASTINLSKTASQNTQGAGSDTFINIENLYGSRYNDNFTGNAAGNVLNGRAGNDVLDGREGADWLIGGDGSDTYFVDNTGDIVSETNTNATTGGTDTVNSYLSRYTLGANIENGRITASSTASLTGNSLNNILYAGAGNNVLNGGSGSDTASYLYAGSAVTVSLANTAAQATGGSGSDTLTAIENLTGSNYNDKLTGNSANNKLSGGLGNDVLNGGAGADNMIGGDGSDNYYVDHASDVVSETNADASTGGTDTIFSYLAGYNLGTNIENARILATGSANLTGNSLNNVLMAGNGNNVLNGGSGIDTASYAYAGSAVTISLSSTSAQATKGSGSDTLTSIENLTGSNYNDTLIGNSASNTLNGGSGNDRLTGGAGKDTLIGGAGNDVFAFIALADSGVASNSWDIIKDFVRGADKIDLSKLDANTAASGDNAFNKIIDGAATFTAAGQLKVFNGVLYGNTDGDIDAEFAIQLIGVSSISLADFIA
- a CDS encoding oxidative damage protection protein, which produces MSRTVHCRKHKQDLPGLDRQPYPGAKGEDIFNNVSKQAWDEWQAHQTMLINERRLNMMNAEDRKFLQGEMDKFLSGEEYAQADGYVPPSA
- the mutY gene encoding A/G-specific adenine glycosylase — its product is MTPAQFNGAVLAWYDQHGRKDLPWQQDINPYRVWVSEIMLQQTQVSTVLGYFDRFMHALPTVQALAKAPEDEVLHLWTGLGYYTRARNLQKTAQIVMAEHGGEFPRDVEQLTALPGIGRSTAGAIASLSMGLRAPILDGNVKRVLARYVAQEGYPGEPKVAKQLWQVAECFLPDERVNHYTQAMMDLGATLCTRSKPSCLICPLQSGCQAHLLGLEIRYPIAKPRKALPQKRTLMPLLANRDGAILLYRRPSTGLWGGLWSLPELDDLNALEPLASQHALQLGERRELAGLTHTFSHFQLSIEPWLIQVEAAALGVAEGDWLWYNLATPPRLGLAAPVKKLLKRAAQELNAGETS
- a CDS encoding AsmA family protein yields the protein MKSIGKILGLVFLGLLLIIVGLGFALTHLFDPNDYKDEIQQLARDKANLELKLNGDIGWSLFPWLGLELTDATLASAETPDKPFADLRLLGLSVRVLPLLRKEVQMSDIRLDGLNLTLQRDAKGRGNWEGVGKPAQTAATPPTTASDSTAPAGSEPAPAETADSQPIKLDIDSLTISNSRIDYQDASNGRQFSAEGIELSTGAIREGASIPLKLTAFFGTNQPVLRAKTELQTALRFDRALKRYQLEDFKLAGEASGEPFKGKTLTFATQGQLLLDQAAQVAEWNSLKLTANQLRAIGELKLRDLDKTVQLQGGLSIAQVNLREFLSGLGVELPAMRDANTLQQFELSTRLAGTPTSINFNELSLKLDDSSFSGSLAVSDFAKQALRLQLKGDKLDLDRYLPPKDQDASAGVARKNEIKGAVAAAGKSGSTPLPNSPTQQAWSNEQLLPLEQLRKLDVQADISLGQLTLNKLPIESALFKAKARGGVLNLQELRGDLYGGNFAVTSQLDVRPAVPLLTAQKQLTRIPVEKLIEAQGEKAPIKGLLDLNADVRTQGNSQKAWIDALNGKAGFSLSDGVLIEANLEQQLCQGIATLNRKSLTGEPRGKDTPFEELDGNLTFRNGVASNPDLKARLPGLTVKGKGDVDLRVLGLDYRIGIVIEGDKSAMPDQACQVNERYADIEWPLLCRGPLELGAKACRLDKDGMGKVAAKLAGNKLEEKIEEKLGDKVSPELKDALKGLFNR
- a CDS encoding NAD(P)/FAD-dependent oxidoreductase produces the protein MHSIDTLIIGAGAIGLACAARLARPGQSTLIVEAESLIGSHSSSRNSEVIHAGLYYPPDSLKAELCREGRERLYAWCAAQGVAHRRIGKLLVAVEAAEIAQLEKLQANAAACGVSDLQPLDRAQLLGLEPAVRAVAGLLSPSSGILDSHAYLQSLLAVAEARGAQLVLRTRIEHLQSSADGWLASGISAGEPFQLRAQLVINAGGLFAQQLAAQTAGLAPIPPLHLCQGRYFSYSGRSPFQHLVYPMPEANIAGLGIHATLDLGGQLRFGPDMRYLDSLDYQVDAQLREPFATAIQRYFPGLDPSRLQPGYSGVRPKLSGAGEPPADFVIQTAAAHGLPGLVNLFGIESPGLTASLAIAEKVAAAL
- a CDS encoding sterol desaturase family protein is translated as MNVAVMAVPLYIALILLELAYERYSGRHTYRLADATTSINTAVLRVLLEGPLRLLLVIPYAWLYEHARLLELDASSPWVWLLGFIAVDFCFYWAHRSLHRYNLLWGAHQPHHSSEDFNLSTALRKGAFQTAFDWPFYLPLALLGIPLPLFLVLLGAQLVYQFWIHSQHVARLGVLEWFMVTPSNHRVHHGQNDCYIDKNHGGVFIIWDRLFGTFVDEREPVRYGVTTPVRTFDPIRLQFSWWRLLWADARATRSWWDKLRLWWMPTGWRPADVQARPWPSMPADKFERPYPSSLRWYAFLQFVAINAMALCFLASVKRAAVWEPWLLVLAILSGCVSLGLLFEGKRRLWSLEVVRLLALAGLALGWGLWLVPAQWLLGVLLAGLCVASLLWLKWLAARPQVVAT
- a CDS encoding acetyl-CoA sensor PanZ family protein — encoded protein: MPVFVEIVTRPSAQDHTDLTKVYADAPDWLLTPYASADALIASGIGEGRLIAGRFNDRLLGAALLTHGADCWRLSHLCVRKVTRKRGVARRILDEAQRMAREAGKPLHLAAPKDHLESQALAARTGLQLDSL